In Streptomyces rapamycinicus NRRL 5491, the genomic stretch GGGCCCGGCGGCGGCTTCCCTCGGTGCGGTGATAGGCGATGAGGAGGGCCGATTCGATCGCCTCGACCAGCAGGTCGAAGGAGATCTCCTTCTCTCGCACCAGACCCCGCAGGGCACTCATGTCGATGTCCACGGCTACGCCTCCTCCTTGCTCTCGTCGTCGTCGCCCGCGGCCTTGTCCGCGGACTTGCGGTTGAACTCGATCTCCACCCGGGCCTTGGAGATCTCCTCGAAGGCCAGCCGCCTGGCGGTGGGCTTGCGCCCCTTCACGCCGGGGACCTCCAGATCGAGGCCCTCGTCGTCCACCGAGACGATCCGGGCCACCAGCTCGTCGCCGTCGGCGAGGCGCGCCCTCATGAGGCGGCCGGCGGCGCGGCGGTAGTGGCGGGGTTCGGTCAGGGGGCGCTCGGCGCCGGGAGAGGTGACCTCGAGGACGTACGCGGTCTGGCCCATCGCGTCCGTGTCGTCGAGGGTCTTGGAGATGTCCCGGCTCAGCTCCGCACACGTGTCCAGCTGGACGCCGTCGTCGGAATCCACGACCACTCTCAGCACACGCCGCCGCCCGGCCGGTGTCACCTCGACCTCTTCCAGATCCAGGTCTCGCGCGCTGACGATCGGTTCCAGCAGTCCGCGCAGCCTCTCGCTCTGGGTGGTGCTCATCCGGGTGACTCCTCGGCCGCGTGTGCTGTTGTGGGAAGGTCGCGTGTCAGGTCAAAGCCTATCTGTTCCGGCGGCGGGCTGACGATTCGGTGGCCGCTGCCGGGCAGACGGCCTCGGCGCGGGTACGCTCGCCTGCTGTGATCACTACCGGCGGCCGGGAGCGGCCGCAGCCCGGAAAGAGGAACGTGTCGATCACCACTCCCCCGCCCCGTGCCACTCCCCCGCCTCGTGCCACTCCTCCGCCCCGTGCCACGCCCGCGCCTGACGCCGCGTCCGCGATCCCCGCCGCTTCTGCCGCGTCCGCGGTGTCCTCGGCGGCCGCCGCCGCTTCGGCCCGCACCGCGCCGGTGACCCGGCGGCGGAGTCTGCTGCTGGGCGGCGGGGCGCTGGGGGCCGTCGCGCTGCTGAGCGGCTGCTCCGACGACCCCGGGTCCCGGCGCGAGGCGGACGGCGGGGCGGACGTCGCGCTGCTGCGGGCGCGGGGCGCGCGGGACTCCACCGCGCTCCTCGCCCGCTACGACGCGACCGTGGACGCGCATCCCGCCCTCGCGGACCGGCTGGCGCCGCTGCGGGAGGAGACGGCCCGGCATGTCGCGGTCTTCACCGCCGAGGGCCGGTCCCCCTCCCCCTCCGTGACCGTGTCGCGCTCGCCCTCGGCGGGCGGGCGGCGGATGCCGAAGGTCCCCCAGGACGAGAAGCAGGCCCTCTCCGCCCTCGTCCAGGCCGAGCGCCGAACCGCCGACACCCGCACCGCCGCGCTCGCCACCGCGCCGCCCGAGCTGGCCCGGCTGCTGGCCTCCGTCGCGGCCTGCGGCGCCGCCCACGTGTATCTCCTCACGCAGCGCGACACGGACTCGTGATCACGCTCGGGACCACCGGGAAGGGGTACTGACATGGCCGCTCGAGCAGACCGCCCGGCCGTCGGCGAACGCGCCGCGGCGCTCAGGGCCGCGCAGGCGGCGCTCGCCGCCGAGCACGCCGCGGTGTACGGCTACGGCGTCGTCGGCGGGCGGATCGGCGACGACCGGCTCGCGGAGGCGCGCGAGGGCTACGCCGCGCACCGCGCGCGCCGGGACGACCTCGCCCGCACCGTACGCGACCTCGGCTCCAGCCCCACCAGCGCGGCGCCCGCCTACGCCCTGCCCTTCGCGGTACCGGACGCGCCCGCCGCGGTGCGGCTCGCGGCCGAGCTGGAGAACCGGGTCGCCGCCGTCTACGCCGACCTCGTACGGGCCTCGACCGGATCCCTGCGCCGCCAGGCGGCGGGCGCGCTGCGGGAGGCGGCGGTCCGGGCGGTGCGCTGGCGGGGCGGCGGCGTAGCCTTCCCTGGGCTCACCGAACGCGCCGCACCGGCCACTCCGTCGGCGTCGCCGAGCGGTGGGTCGGACGGGGTGTGACGTCACTGATGGTGGAGGGGACAGCGCAGGAATGGCATCGGCACCACGGCCCGGCGGCCGCGATACGGACCGCGTCCACGTGCCGAAGCGGCTTCTGGACGCGCTGAGCGACGACCCGGCGAGCGCCGTACTGAGCTGGCTGGACGCCCTGCCGGGGACGGCCGAGCGGCAGCTGACGGCATGGGAGCTGACCCTGGAGCGGGTCGCGACACCCGGCGGGCGTCACGGGCTCGTCGCGCTCGTACGGCAGGCGGACGGCACCCCGGCGGCGCTGAAGTTCCCGGTCCCCGGCCCGGACGCGGACCGTGAGCGGGCCGCCCTCGCGCACTGGCACGGCTGGGGCGCGGCCCGGCTGCTGCGCGCCGATCCGGACACCGGTGCGCTGCTGCTGGAGCGGCTGCACGGCGCGGTGTCGCTGCGCTCGCTGCCCGAGCCGAAGGCGCTGCTGGAGGCGGCGGGCACGGTGCGGCGGCTGTGGGTGCCGCCGCCCGAGGGGCATCCGTTCCCGTCGGTCACCGGGCGTACCGAGGAGGAGCGGGAGATCCTGCGGGTGCTCGGCACCGGGGGCTGGGCGGCGGATGTCCGTCCGCTCACCGACGAGGCGCTGGAGCTGCGGGCGGCGCTGCCCGCCGAACCGCCCGAGGAGGTGCTGCTGCACGGCGCCTTCCGGCAGGGGAAGGTGCTGGCCGGGGAGCGCGCACCCTGGCTCGCGGTCGGTCCGGCGCCGCTCGTGGGCGAGCGCGCTTACGACCTGGCGCGGCTGGTGCTCGACCGCTGCGAGGACCTGGCCGCGGGGCCCGGCCCCGCCGCGGCCGCGCGCCGCCGGGTCGCCAAGCTGGCGGATTCCCTGGACGTCGACCGCGACCGGCTGCGCGGCTGGTCCCTCTGCCGCGCCGTCGAGACAGGCCTGCGCCACGCCGCCGCCGGCGACCACCGCCGCGCGGAGCTGCTGCTGGAGTTCGCGGGCTGGCTCTGACGGGGCCGCTCGGCACGGCCGGGTGCGGCTTTCGTCTCGCGCCTCGCGCGCGATCGGGCGGCGGGGGCTGGGCGCGGGCTTCGCCGCCCGGTGCCGCGCCCCCGGCGCCGCCGCGGTCGTCAGCCGGTGGTGGTGAGGCGGGCGATGGCCTCGTCGATGGGGAGATCCTCGCGCTCGCCCGTGCGGCGGTCCTTCAGCTCGACGACGCCGTCCTTCGCGCCGCGGCCCACGACCAGGATGGCCGGGACGCCGATCAGCTCGGAGTCGGTGAACTTCACGCCCGGGGAGACACCGGCGCGGTCGTCCACCATGACCCGCAGGCCCGCCGTGCCCAGCTTCTCCGCGAGGTCGAGGGCCATCTCGGTCTGGAGGGCCTTGCCCGCCGCGACGATGTGGACGTCGGCCGGGGCGACCTCGCGGGGCCAGCAGAGCCCGGACTCGTCGTGGGTCTGCTCGGCGAGGGCGGCGACGGCGCGGGAGACGCCGACGCCGTACGAGCCCATCGTGACCCGCGCCGGCTTGCCGTTCTGCCCGAGCACATCGAGCTGGAAGGCGTCGGCGTACTTGCGGCCGAGCTGGAAGATGTGGCCGATCTCGATCGCCCGGTCCAGCTCGATGCCCGCACCGCAGCGGGGGCAGGGGTCGCCCGGCTCGACCACGACGACGTCCAGGTACTGGTCGACCTCGAAGTCACGGCCGCAGACCACGTCGCGGGCGTGGGTGTCGGGCTTGTTGGCGCCGGTCACCCAGGCGGTACCGGGGGCGATACGCGGGTCGGCGATGTAGCGGAAGGCCTTGCCCGCCAGTCCCTGCGGGCCGACGTAGCCGCGCACCAGCTCGGGGCGGCCCTCGAAGTCCTCGGCCGTGACGAGCTCGACGACGGCCGGGGCGAGGTGCTCGCCCAGCTTGCCCAGGTCCACCTCGCGGTCGCCGGGGACGCCCACCGCGGTGATCTCGCCGTCGACCTTGACCAGGAGGTTCTTCAGGGTGGCGGAGGCCGGGACGCCGAGGTACTCGGCGAGGGTCTCGATGGTCGGGGTGTCGGGGGTGTCCAGCTCCTCGAGGGGGCCGTGCGCGGCGCCCTCGACCGGCGCCACGGTCACCGTGACCGCCTCGGTGTTCGCGGCGTAGTCGCAGTTCGGGCAGTCGACGAAGGTGTCCTCGCCGGCCGCCGCCGGGGCCAGGAACTCCTCGGACGCCGAGCCGCCCATCGCGCCGGAGACCGCGGAGACGATGCGGTAGTCCAGGCCGAGCCGCTGGAAGATCCGCTGGTACGCCTCGCGGTGCAGCCGGTAGGACTCGGCGAGGCCCTCGTCGGTGGTGTCGAAGGAGTACGAGTCCTTCATCAGGAACTCGCGCCCGCGCAGCACACCGGAGCGGGGGCGGGCCTCGTCCCGGTACTTGGTCTGGATCTGGTAGAGCATGACCGGCAGGTCCTTGTAGGACGTGCACTGGTCCTTGACCGTCAGGGTGAAGATCTCCTCGTGGGTCGGGCCCAGGAGGTAATCGGCACCCTTACGGTCCTTGATCCGGAAGAGCAGATCGCCGTACTCGTCCCAGCGGCCGCTCGTCTCGTACGGCTCACGGGGCAGCAGTGCGGGCAGGAGGACCTCCTGGGCGCCGATGGCGTCCATCTCCTCGCGGACGATCCGCGAGACGTTCTCCAGGACCTTCTTGCCGATCGGCAGCCAGGTCCAGATGCCCGCGGCGGCGCGGCGGACGTACCCGGCGCGGACGAGCAGCTTGTGGCTGGCGGTCTCGGCGTCCGCCGGGTCTTCGCGCAGCGTCTTCAGCATCATCGTGGACATGCGCTGGACGTTGACGGCGTGGGCCATGGGGTCTCTCCTGCGTGCGATGGGATGTTCAGGAGGTTAGCCGCACGGGCTGGTTTCCCGGAAATGCACAGGGCTCCGCGACGGCGCCGGGCCTGTCCGGTGGATCTTCGCGCCTGTGACATCAGCGGCTGACGCCACGGGCCAGTGAAGATCCGCCGACGCATCGCGGCACGTCCAGCGGAGCGCCTAGCGGCGGCGCAGCGGCAGGGGGGCTCCCATCACGGCGTACGGGCTCGGGGCGCTCGGGAAGAGCACGGGGCGGGCGAGGTCGCGGTAGCCCAGTGAGCGGTAGAGCGCGCGGGCCGGGCTCTCGGTGTCGATCGCGGACAGGATCGAGCGCGGCTCCTCGGCGCCGTCCGTGATGGTCGTGATCAGCTGCCGGCCGATGCCGCGGCTCTGGTATTCGGGGTGGACGTGCAGTTCGGTGATGACGAACGAGTCGTCCAGCCAGTCCTCGTGCCCGGCCGCGCGCAGATACGGCTGGACGACCGTGGACCACCAGTGGGTGCGGTTGTTGGGCATGCCGTAGACGAAGCCGACGAGCCGGCCGGAGGGCGTCGTCGCGCCGAGCGCGCGGGCGCCGGGGCTCTTGAGGTGGCGCAGCACGATGTGGCGTCGTACGCCGACCTCCTCGGCCGTCAGCCCGAAGGCGACGGCCTGGACGTCGAGCGCTTCGTCCACGCGTGCGGCGAGGTCGAGCGACCCGACGACGACGTCTTCGGGTTCCGGGGTCCGCCCCCCGGGGAGATGCAGCATGGGCGGCACCCTACTGGCCCGTCGATCAGAACAGCACACTCATGAACGCGCCGACTTCCCGGAAGCCGACCCGGCGGTACGCGGCGCGGGCCGCGGTGTTGAAGTCGTTGACGTACAGGCTCACCACCGGGGCCACCTCGCTCAGCGCATAGCGCAGCACGGCCGCCATTCCGGTCTCGGACAGGCCGCGGCCGCGGTACTCGGGGGCCACCCATACGCCCTGGATCTGGCAGGCCTGCGGGGTGGCCGCGCCGATCTCGGCCTTGAACACCACCCGGCCGTTCTCGATCCGGGCGAAGGAGCGCCCGGCGGTGACGAGCTCGGCGACCCGCGCCTGGTAGAGCAGCCCGCCGTCGCCCGCGAGCGGCGAGACGCCGACCTCCTCGGTGAACATCGCCACGCACGCGGGCATGATCACGTCCATCTCGTCCCTGCGGACGCGGCGCACCAGCGGATCGGGCGGGACGTCGGCGGGCATCGAGCTGGTGACCATCAGCGGCTGACGGGCCCGGACCTCACGGGCCGGGCCCCAGCTGGGCTCCAGCAGGGACCACAGCCCGGCGGTGGTCTCGGCGGGGCCGACGATCGAGGAGCAGCGGCGGCCCGCCCGGCGGGCGCGCTCGGCGAAGCCGCGCACGGCCTCGGGGGTGGCGCAGATGGGGACGAGGTTCGCCCCGGCGTAGCAGAGCGACTCCAGCCGTCCGCCGGAGTACCAGCCCCACATCTCGCCGCCGAGCCGCCACGGGTCCAGGCCGGCGACCTGGACGCGGGCGGCCACGAAGGCGTTCGAGACGGGGTCGCGGTCGAGCACCGCAAGGGCCGCGTCGAGCTCATGGGGCTCGAGGACCCTGGTGGTGGACGTGGTCAGCACGTGTCGGTCTGCCTCACGTGGTGCGGGCCCGCGGGCCGGGGACGTCGATTCTCCAGACTCTACCGCGCAGGCCAAGAGGGCCCCTCACCGCCTTTTCCAGGGGCCCTGCGCGCCTCCCCGGGGGCGCTTCAGCCGCTGACGGAGACCTCGGGCTCGCCGGAGGCGATGCCGTCCTTCTCCATCTGCTCGGCGATCTTCATGGCCTCGTCGATCAGGGTCTCCACGATCTTCGACTCCGGCACGGTCTTGATGACCTCGCCCTTGACGAAGATCTGCCCCTTGCCGTTGCCGGAGGCGACGCCCAGGTCCGCCTCGCGGGCCTCGCCGGGGCCGTTGACGACACACCCCATGACCGCCACCCGCAGCGGGACCTCCATGCCCTCCAGACCGGCCGTGACCTCGTCCGCGAGCTTGTACACATCCACCTGCGCCCGGCCGCACGACGGACACGAGACGATCTCCAGCCGCCGCTGCCGCAGATTCAGCGACTCCAGGATCTGGATCCCGACCTTGACCTCCTCCGCCGGAGGCGCCGACAACGACACCCGGATCGTGTCCCCGATCCCCTCACTCAGCAGCGCGCCGAACGCCACCGCCGACTTGATCGTCCCCTGGAACGCCGGACCCGCCTCCGTCACCCCCAGATGCAACGGATAGTCACACTGAGCCGCCAACTGCCGGTAGGCGTTGACCATCACCACCGGATCGTTGTGCTTCACCGAGATCTTGATGTCCCGGAACCCGTGCTCCTCGAACAGCGAACACTCCCACAACGCCGACTCCACCAACGCCTCCGGCGTGGCCTTCCCGTACTTCTCCAGCAACCGCTTGTCCAGCGACCCCGCGTTCACCCCGATACGAATCGGCACACCCGCGTCCGACGCCGCCTTCGCGATCTCCTTGACCTTGTCGTCGAACTGCCGGATGTTCCCCGGATTCACCCGCACCGCCGCACACCCGGCATCAATCGCCGCGAACACGTACTTCGGCTGGAAATGAATGTCGGCGATCACCGGGATCTGCGACTTCTTCGCGATCACCGGCAACGCGTCCGCGTCATCCTGCGACGGACACGCCACCCGCACGATCTGGCAACCCGACGCCGTCAGCTCCGCGATCTGCTGCAGCGTCGCACCGATGTCCGCCGTCACCGCCGTCGTCATCGACTGCACCGAGACCGGCGCGTCGCCACCCACGGCCACCGATCCGACCTGGATCTTCCGGCTGACCCTGCGCTCGGCGAGCTTGGCCGGTACGGACGGCATTCCTAGCGAAATCGCAGTCATCTGGTTCGTAACCCCAAGGTGTGTGCGTGGCTGGAGATCAGCGGACTCCGATCTCCGAGATTACGGCACCGGTCATGGCCTCAGCACACCGCGCTCCTGAAGTCCACCCAAAGGTGAACTTCAGGACATCTCGCGTCATCAGGAGATTTTCACGGGGTTCACGACGTCCGCCACCAGGACGAGCAGCGTGAAGCAGATGAAAACTCCGGCGATCACATAGGCGACCGGCATCATCTTCGCCACATCGAACGGCCCGGGGTCGGGCCGCCTCACCAGCCGGGCGGTGTGGCGCCGGATGGCCTCCCACACCGCGCCCGCGATGTGGCCGCCGTCCAGCGGCAGCAGCGGCAGCATGTTGAACAGGAACAGCGAGAGGTTGAACCCGGCGACCAGGAAGAGCATGGTCGCGATCCGCTGGGAGGGCGGGATGTCGAGGTTGGCGACCTCGCCGCCGACCCGGGCCGCGCCCACGACGCCCATCGGGGAGTCCGCCTTGCGCTCGCCGTCCCCGAAGGCCGCGTTCCACAGGTCCGGGATCTTGGAGGGCAGGGCGATCATCGAGTCGATGCCGTCCTCGACCATGTTGCCCATGCGGTCCACGGACTGGCCGAAGGACTGCTGGACCACTCCGTTGGCCGGGGTGAAGCCGAGGAAGCCGGCGGTGACGAACTCGCCCTCGACATAGCCGCCGTTCCCGTCGGACTTGGCGACCTGGTTCTCTATGAGGTCGGCGTGCAGGGTCTTGCGGACGCCGTCCCGCTCGACGGTGATCGTGGCGGGGCCGGTGGTCTCGCGGATGTCCTGCTGGAGGGCGCCCCAGTCCGGGGTGGGGCGGCCGTTGAAGGCGACGATCTTGTCCCGGGGCTGCAGACCTGCGGCCTTGGCCGGGGAGTCCTTGGCGCCCTTGGGGCACTTGTCGGTGGAGGACGAGGCCGCGACCACGCACTGGGAGACCGTGCCCACACTGGTGGTCTGGGTGTTGACGCCGAAGCTCATCATCACCCCGAGGAAGATCACCACCGCGAGGACCAGGTTCATGAAGGGCCCGGCGAACATGACGATCACGCGCTTCCACGGCGTGCGCGTGTAGAACAGGCGCTTGTCGTCGCCGGGCTGCAGCTCCTCGAAGGCGGCCGACCGGGCGTCCTCGATCATGCCGCGCCACGGTGAGGTGGAGCGCGCGGCGATCTTTCCGTCGTCGCCCGGCGGGAACATCCCGATCATGCGGATGTAGCCACCCAGCGGAACCGCCTTGATGCCGTACTCGGTATCGCCCTTCTTCCGGGAGAAGATGGTCGGCCCGAAGCCGACCATGTACTGGGGCACCCGGATGCCGAAGAGCTTGGCCGTGGAGAGGTGGCCGAGCTCATGCCAGGCGATCGAGATCAGCAGGCCGACGGCGAACACCACTATGCCGAGGACCGTCATCAGTGTCGTCATGCGCGAGCCTCCGGGGTCGCCTTCGCCGCTCTGGCGGCCAGTTCCGTTGCGCGGGCGCGGGCCCATGTCTCGGCCTCGAGGACGTCCGCGACGGTGAGCCGGGTTCCCGCGGCCGGGGTGCCGTGCTCGGCCACCACCTCGGCGACCGTATCGACGATTCCGTTGAACGGCAGCTTTCCGTCAAGGAAGGCGTCCACGCACTCCTCGTTCGCCGCGTTGAAGACGGCCGGAGCGGTGCCGCCGAGGTCGCCGACGTGGCGGGCGAGCCCGATCGAGGGGAACGCCTCGGTGTCCAGGGGGAAGAACTCCCAGGTGTGGGCCTTGGTCCAGTCGCAGCCGGGCGCGGCGCCCGGCACCCGCTCGGGCCAGCCGAGGCCGAGCGCGATGGGCATCCGCATATCGGGCGGGCTCGCCTGGGCGAGCGTCGAGCCATCGGTGAATTCAACCATCGAGTGGATATACGACTGAGGGTGGACCACCACCTCAATCCGTTCGAAGGGAATGTCGTAGAGCAGGTGAGCCTCGATGACCTCCAGGCCCTTGTTCACGAGGGTCGCGGAGTTGATCGTGATCACCGGGCCCATGTCCCAGGTGGGGTGGGCCAGCGCCTGCTCCGGGGTGACCGAGGCCAGCTCCCGCTTGGTCCGGCCGCGGAACGGGCCGCCGGAGGCGGTGACGACCAGCTTGCGGACCTCCTCGCGGGCGCCGCCGAGCAGCGCCTGGAAGAGCGCGGAGTGCTCGGAGTCGACGGGG encodes the following:
- the rimP gene encoding ribosome maturation factor RimP; translation: MSTTQSERLRGLLEPIVSARDLDLEEVEVTPAGRRRVLRVVVDSDDGVQLDTCAELSRDISKTLDDTDAMGQTAYVLEVTSPGAERPLTEPRHYRRAAGRLMRARLADGDELVARIVSVDDEGLDLEVPGVKGRKPTARRLAFEEISKARVEIEFNRKSADKAAGDDDESKEEA
- a CDS encoding ferritin-like domain-containing protein encodes the protein MAARADRPAVGERAAALRAAQAALAAEHAAVYGYGVVGGRIGDDRLAEAREGYAAHRARRDDLARTVRDLGSSPTSAAPAYALPFAVPDAPAAVRLAAELENRVAAVYADLVRASTGSLRRQAAGALREAAVRAVRWRGGGVAFPGLTERAAPATPSASPSGGSDGV
- a CDS encoding aminoglycoside phosphotransferase family protein, which produces MASAPRPGGRDTDRVHVPKRLLDALSDDPASAVLSWLDALPGTAERQLTAWELTLERVATPGGRHGLVALVRQADGTPAALKFPVPGPDADRERAALAHWHGWGAARLLRADPDTGALLLERLHGAVSLRSLPEPKALLEAAGTVRRLWVPPPEGHPFPSVTGRTEEEREILRVLGTGGWAADVRPLTDEALELRAALPAEPPEEVLLHGAFRQGKVLAGERAPWLAVGPAPLVGERAYDLARLVLDRCEDLAAGPGPAAAARRRVAKLADSLDVDRDRLRGWSLCRAVETGLRHAAAGDHRRAELLLEFAGWL
- a CDS encoding proline--tRNA ligase, which codes for MAHAVNVQRMSTMMLKTLREDPADAETASHKLLVRAGYVRRAAAGIWTWLPIGKKVLENVSRIVREEMDAIGAQEVLLPALLPREPYETSGRWDEYGDLLFRIKDRKGADYLLGPTHEEIFTLTVKDQCTSYKDLPVMLYQIQTKYRDEARPRSGVLRGREFLMKDSYSFDTTDEGLAESYRLHREAYQRIFQRLGLDYRIVSAVSGAMGGSASEEFLAPAAAGEDTFVDCPNCDYAANTEAVTVTVAPVEGAAHGPLEELDTPDTPTIETLAEYLGVPASATLKNLLVKVDGEITAVGVPGDREVDLGKLGEHLAPAVVELVTAEDFEGRPELVRGYVGPQGLAGKAFRYIADPRIAPGTAWVTGANKPDTHARDVVCGRDFEVDQYLDVVVVEPGDPCPRCGAGIELDRAIEIGHIFQLGRKYADAFQLDVLGQNGKPARVTMGSYGVGVSRAVAALAEQTHDESGLCWPREVAPADVHIVAAGKALQTEMALDLAEKLGTAGLRVMVDDRAGVSPGVKFTDSELIGVPAILVVGRGAKDGVVELKDRRTGEREDLPIDEAIARLTTTG
- a CDS encoding GNAT family N-acetyltransferase; this encodes MLHLPGGRTPEPEDVVVGSLDLAARVDEALDVQAVAFGLTAEEVGVRRHIVLRHLKSPGARALGATTPSGRLVGFVYGMPNNRTHWWSTVVQPYLRAAGHEDWLDDSFVITELHVHPEYQSRGIGRQLITTITDGAEEPRSILSAIDTESPARALYRSLGYRDLARPVLFPSAPSPYAVMGAPLPLRRR
- a CDS encoding GNAT family N-acetyltransferase, with protein sequence MLTTSTTRVLEPHELDAALAVLDRDPVSNAFVAARVQVAGLDPWRLGGEMWGWYSGGRLESLCYAGANLVPICATPEAVRGFAERARRAGRRCSSIVGPAETTAGLWSLLEPSWGPAREVRARQPLMVTSSMPADVPPDPLVRRVRRDEMDVIMPACVAMFTEEVGVSPLAGDGGLLYQARVAELVTAGRSFARIENGRVVFKAEIGAATPQACQIQGVWVAPEYRGRGLSETGMAAVLRYALSEVAPVVSLYVNDFNTAARAAYRRVGFREVGAFMSVLF
- the ispG gene encoding flavodoxin-dependent (E)-4-hydroxy-3-methylbut-2-enyl-diphosphate synthase, producing the protein MTAISLGMPSVPAKLAERRVSRKIQVGSVAVGGDAPVSVQSMTTAVTADIGATLQQIAELTASGCQIVRVACPSQDDADALPVIAKKSQIPVIADIHFQPKYVFAAIDAGCAAVRVNPGNIRQFDDKVKEIAKAASDAGVPIRIGVNAGSLDKRLLEKYGKATPEALVESALWECSLFEEHGFRDIKISVKHNDPVVMVNAYRQLAAQCDYPLHLGVTEAGPAFQGTIKSAVAFGALLSEGIGDTIRVSLSAPPAEEVKVGIQILESLNLRQRRLEIVSCPSCGRAQVDVYKLADEVTAGLEGMEVPLRVAVMGCVVNGPGEAREADLGVASGNGKGQIFVKGEVIKTVPESKIVETLIDEAMKIAEQMEKDGIASGEPEVSVSG
- a CDS encoding M50 family metallopeptidase is translated as MTTLMTVLGIVVFAVGLLISIAWHELGHLSTAKLFGIRVPQYMVGFGPTIFSRKKGDTEYGIKAVPLGGYIRMIGMFPPGDDGKIAARSTSPWRGMIEDARSAAFEELQPGDDKRLFYTRTPWKRVIVMFAGPFMNLVLAVVIFLGVMMSFGVNTQTTSVGTVSQCVVAASSSTDKCPKGAKDSPAKAAGLQPRDKIVAFNGRPTPDWGALQQDIRETTGPATITVERDGVRKTLHADLIENQVAKSDGNGGYVEGEFVTAGFLGFTPANGVVQQSFGQSVDRMGNMVEDGIDSMIALPSKIPDLWNAAFGDGERKADSPMGVVGAARVGGEVANLDIPPSQRIATMLFLVAGFNLSLFLFNMLPLLPLDGGHIAGAVWEAIRRHTARLVRRPDPGPFDVAKMMPVAYVIAGVFICFTLLVLVADVVNPVKIS
- the dxr gene encoding 1-deoxy-D-xylulose-5-phosphate reductoisomerase; amino-acid sequence: MTDSLADPHLRVPAATAAASVRDIVILGSTGSIGTQAIDVVLRNPDRFRVTGLSAAGGRAGLLAEQAHRLRVDRVAVARPEAVAEVRQALSARYGAGEPLPEILAGPDAATELARSQCHTVLNGITGSIGLAPTLAALEAGRVLALANKESLIVGGPLVKAVAKPGQIVPVDSEHSALFQALLGGAREEVRKLVVTASGGPFRGRTKRELASVTPEQALAHPTWDMGPVITINSATLVNKGLEVIEAHLLYDIPFERIEVVVHPQSYIHSMVEFTDGSTLAQASPPDMRMPIALGLGWPERVPGAAPGCDWTKAHTWEFFPLDTEAFPSIGLARHVGDLGGTAPAVFNAANEECVDAFLDGKLPFNGIVDTVAEVVAEHGTPAAGTRLTVADVLEAETWARARATELAARAAKATPEARA